AACGCTCAGTTTTATATCCTATGCTGCCTTTGGAATAAGTTTTATAACAGGACTGCTTCATGTTATTATGGAATCGCAGGATAAAAAATCCTTTAAATATATCTTCTCAACAACTTTGCTTGGATTTATGCTGTTTATGTTTATATCTGTGATAATTGATATCATTACTGCATCAAATCCAAAAACTGTTAAAATTTTTCATTCTACAATTGGCAATCCGTCAGTTTTCATATCAATAATAAGCTGGATGATATTAATATTTTTGATTTTTATTACATGGAAATTTGGTCATATATTAAATAAAATTCTCAATAGTTTCAAAATAGATTCAAATTTTCTTGAAGATATAACCTATAAAGGAATAGCTTTCGGCTTTCCTATATTTACTATTGGTGGACTTGTTTTTGGAGCAATATGGGCTGATCAGGCATGGGGAAGATACTGGGGATGGGACCCAAAGGAAACATGGTCTTTGATTACATGGTTTGTCTACGCCTTTTATTTTCATGCAAAATTTATCAGAGGATGGCGGGGAACAAAAACTTCAATGATTGCTGTAGTCGGATTTATTGTTACAATATTCACATATCTTGGAGTAAATTTATTTTTAAGCGGACTCCACTCTTACGGAAGCATGTAGACCCATGCTTATACTTGGAATTGACACATCTTGTGATGATACTTCTGTCGCAGTACTTGAAAATAGAAATATCTTGAGTAATATTGTTTCATCACAGATAAAATTTCATAGCAAATACGGAGGAATTGTCCCAGAGATTGCCTCACGAAAGCATATTGAATGGATATGGGATGTGACAGAAAAAGCTCTATCAGAGGCAAAGACTGATTTAAAAGATATTGATTTGATTGCAGTTTGTTATGGTCCTGGACTTATTGGTTCGCTTTTAGTAGGGCTTTGTTTTGCAAAATCTTTAAGTTATGCTTCAGGAAAACCATTAGTTGGAGTAAATCACATTGAAGGGCATATTCAGGCAATCTTTCTTGAAAAATCTTATCCAGAATATCCATTCCTTTGCCTGATTGTTTCAGGTGGACATACAAGTCTGTACAGAGTGAATGATTTCGGTGCTTATAAAGAACTTGGAAGAACCCGTGATGATGCTGCTGGTGAAGCCTATGACAAAGTAGCAAAAATGCTTGGACTTGGATATCCAGGAGGACCTGTAATTGATGCATTAGCAAAGGAAGGTTGTAATGAAAAATTTAATCTTCCAAGACCGTATCTTCATGGAAGTTTGGATTTTAGCTTTAGTGGTTTAAAAACAGCTATTAAAGTTCTTTTAAAAAATCTTGGATATAAAGAAGGTAATGTCCCAGATGAAATAAAAAAAGATATTGCAGCATCATTTCAAACTTCAGTTGTTGATGTATTGATTGAAAAAATAAAATGGGCGATATCTTCAGAAAAGTTAAATAGAGTTGTTATCACAGGAGGAGTTGCTGCAAATAGTGAATTACGAAGACGTGCTGAAATGTTAAAAGACAAAGGAATAAATGTTTATCTTCCTTCTAAATCTTTGTGTACAGACAATGCTGCCATGATAGCTATTACTGGATATAATAAATTTTTAAAGGGTGAAATTTCTGATCTTTTTCTTAATGCCAGAGCTTATTTACCTTTATAAGAAGCTGTTCAATTACTAACTATCATTCCGAAGGGATGATGCCCCGAGGAATCTGACCCTAAAGGGTTATCCCAAGGGCATTGCCCGAAGGATCTCCTTTGTTGAAAAATGAAGGAGATTTCTCGCTTTCGCTCGGAATGACAAATGGAGGTAAATAACAAACATTATGAGTTAAAATATTAAATACGTTGTAATTCATTGATTTATAAGAAGTTGTAAATTTTTGAACAGGCTCATATAAAAAATTAGGAGGGTAAAATATGAAAATTATTCTTGCATATTCAGGAGGTCTTGATACCTCTGTTGCAATTAAATGGTTAAAAGAAAAATATGGTGCAGATGTTATTGCTTTCTGTGCAGATATTGGACAGGAAGAAAACTTTCAAGAAATTGCTGAAAAGGCTATTAAAACAGGTGCTTCTAATGTATATATAGAGGATCTTAAAGAAGAATTTATCCGGAATTTTGTGTTTCCAATGTTGAGAGCAAATGCAGTATATGAAACAGGATATCTTATGGGAACATCTATTGCCAGACCTCTTATTGCAAAAACACAGATTGATATAGCTATAAAAGAGAAAGCTGAAGCAGTTGCTCATGGCGCTACGGGAAAAGGAAATGATCAGGTAAGATTTGAATTAACTTATTATGCTCTGAAACCTGACATAAAAGTAATTGCACCATGGCGTGAATGGGAGTTTGACTCACGAAGCTCTCTTATTGAATATGCTCAAAAACATAATATACCCGTGCAGGCAACAAAGGAAAAACCTTATAGTATAGACAGAAATCTTTTTCATATAAGCTATGAAGGTGGAATTCTTGAAGACCCATGGAATGAACCACCCCAGGACATGTATACAATGGTAATACCACCTGAGAAAGCTCCAGATAAACCTGTTTATATTGAAATAACATATGAAAGCGGTAATCCTGTAGTATTAAATGGTGAAAAACTTTCAAGTGTAGAATTGTTTAATAAATTAAATAAAATTGCAGGAGAAAATGGGATTGGAAGAGTAGATATTGTGGAAAATCGTTATGTTGGAATAAAATCAAGAGGAGTATATGAAACTCCTGCCGGGACGGTTCTTCATATTGCTCATAAAGCAATTGAATCAATAACAATGGATAGAGAATTAATGCATTTAAGAGATAGCCTTATTCCACGATATTCTGAACTAATCTATTATGGATACTGGTTTTCACCTGAAAGAGAAGCTTTGCAGAAGTTAATTGACGAAACTCAAAAAAATGTAACAGGAACTGTAAGGCTCAAACTTTACAAAGGTAATTGTATTGTTGTCGGAAGAAAATCCCCCTACTCTCTTTATAGTATAGAGCATGCGACCTTTGAAAAAGACAGGGTTTATAATCAGAAAGACGCTGAAGGATTTATAAAAATTAATGCATTAAGATTAAGGATGTTAAAAAAGAGTAATGATTAGTGAAGAAATAAGATATTGTCTTGCTTTAAATGAGATAAAAGACATAGGTCCTGTTCTTCTAAAAAGGCTTTTTTCAAGGTTTGGTTTAGCAAAACAGATTTTTAATGCAACCATTGATGAACTTGCTTATGTTGAAGGAATAGGTATAGAAAAAGCAAAAAGAATAAAAAATTTTGACAAATGGAATGTTATAGAAAAATTAATAAAACTCTGCGAAAATAGAGATATAGCAATTTATTCATTTAGTGATGAGAAATATCCCAAGCTTTTAAGAGAAATCTATGATCCACCTGTAGTTTTATTCTGCAGAGGGGAACTAATATCAGAGAATGATGCTGCCCTATCCATTGTTGGTTCAAGAAGACTAAGCGAATATGGCAGAAGAATAACAGAAAGATTAGCATATGACCTTGCATGTCTTGGGATAACCATAGTAAGCGGGCTTGCAAGAGGAATTGACTCAGTTGCTCATAACTCCACTCTTTCAGCAGGAGGAAGAACTATCGCTATTCTTGGAAGCGGAGTTTCATGTATATATCCTCCTGAAAATAAAATGCTTGCAGAAAAAATTATAAAAAATGGTGCCATTATAAGTGAATTTTATCCAGATGAAGGACCAAGAAAAGAGAATTTTCCAAGAAGAAATAGAATAATAAGTGGATTATCATTCGGAACTCTTGTTACAGAAGCTACGATAAATTCTGGTGCATTAATAACAGCATCTTTTGCTTTGGAACAGGGTAGAGAAGTTTTTGCAGTTCCTGGAAACATTACTTCAAAAAACTCTGAAGGAACAAATTATTTAATACAAAAAGGAGCAAAACTTGTAACAAAAGTAGAAGATATACTTGAGGAGATTGAACAATTTATTCCATTATTAAAAAAAATAACAACTGAGTTATCAAACGAAACAACTAAAACTGACAGGCTTGATAATGATGAAAAAATAGTATTTAATATATTGAATGAGCCTTTGTATCTGGATGAAATAATATTAAAAACAGGCATGAATACAGCTAAGGTTCTTGAAATACTTCTCAGCCTTGAAATAGATGGATTAATCAATAAAATAGAAGGCAAATATGTAAGGAGGATATGAATGAAGCTTCTTGATTTTCTGAGAGTTCTTGCAAGAGAGCTTATTGATAACGATTATAACGATGAAACATTAAAAGATTTCTCTCTTCTGGACATTGATTTACATCAGATTAAAGAAGAACTGAATTTCATTGAAGGAAGCGAACTTCTTGACCGTGAAGAAATTGATATGATTAGAGCACTGCTTGTTTATTTACTCATGAGGGAAACAGAACTTCATGATGATGACATATATAGTTTCATTTTTAGTAAAGGGAAACAGATAGTATGGAATTGAAAGGAAAAAATCTCATAATTGTTGAATCACCTGCAAAAGCAAAAACAATTAATAAAATCGTTGGGAAAGATTTTCAGGTGAAAGCATCTATTGGACATATAAAAGACCTCCCAGAAGACAGACTTGGTGTTGATATAGAAAAAGGATTTCAGCCTGACTATATCATAATTCCAGGTAAAGAAAAAATTGTAAAAGAACTCAAAGATTCAGCAAAGAATGCTCAAAAAATTTTTATTGCTACTGACCCTGATAGAGAAGGCGAAGCAATAGCCTATCATATTGCAGAAGAAATAAAAGTGCCAGAAAATAAAGTTTATAGAGCCATTTTTCATGAAATAACTCCAAATGCTGTGAAAGCAGCGATAGCAAATCCCTCAAAAATAGATATAAACAAAGTATATTCACAGCAAGCAAGAAGAATTCTGGACAGACTTGTAGGTTATAATCTAAGCCCATTTCTATGGAAAAAGGTAAAAAAAGGACTTTCTGCTGGAAGAGTTCAGTCTGTTGCCTTAAGAATGGTTGTTGAGAGAGAAAAAGAGATTCTTATATTTCAGCCAGAAAATTACTGGACCATTGTTGGTAATTTTAAAAATGATGAAAATCTAAAAGAACTTCGTGCAAATCTTTATAAATATAAAGGTAAACTGATTATTGACCGTAAAGAAGAAAAAGCAAAATTTTTAATTACTGATGAAGAAACTGCTCAAAAAATTATTGAAGAACTTAAAAAATTAAATTATATACTTACAAAAGTAGAAAAAAAGAAGAAAAAGAAAAATCCACCAGAACCTTTCAGAACAGCAACACTGCAAGCACAGGCTTCTTCAACTTTGGGTTTTTCTCCTAAAAAAACCATGATGCTTGCACAACAGCTTTATGAAGGCATAGATATAGAAGGTACAAGGATCGGTCTTATCACGTACATGAGAACTGACTCAACAAGAGTTGCTGAAGAAGCAAAAAAATGGGCAAAAAATATCATAGAAAAAAATTTCGGCAAAGAGTTTGTTGGTAATCATAAAATCCACGAAACAAAAAAACAGAAAACTCCAATACAAGATGCTCACGAATGTATAAGACCTACTTATCCTGATAAATCGCCTGAAAGCATTAAAAAATATCTTACAAAGGAGCAGTATAGTCTTTATAAGCTTATATGGGATAGGTTTCTGGCAAGCCAGATGTCGCCAGCTGAAGTAGAGCAAACTACATATATAATTGAAGATTTGGATAGTATTGCTCAATTTAGAGTAACTGGCTCTGTAATTACATTTCCAGGTTTTCTAATTATCTATAAAGACGAAGAATCCGAAGAAGATACTGTTTTACCTCAATTGAATGAAAAAACTTCACTCAAAATTTCAGAACTTGAAGCTCAAAAACATACAACAGAGCCACCTCCAAGATATACAGAAGCAACTCTTGTTAAAGCACTTGAAGAAAAGGGAATCGGAAGACCATCCACTTACGCGACTATATTAAGCACTATTCAGGAAAGAGGATATGTAAAAAAAGTTAAACAAAAGCTTCAGCCCACCTACTTAGGCTTTGTTGTTAATGACCTTCTTGAAGAAAAATTTCCAGAACTGATGGATTATAGCTTCACTGCAAAGATGGAAGAAGATCTTGATAAAATTTCATTAAATGAAGCAAAGTGGAATAAAGTAATAGAGGAATTTTATAAAGAATTTGAAAATGACCTTGACCAAGCATCCAAAATATCAAAAGTAATAAAACCAAAGGAAATAAAAACCTCTTTTAAATGTGAAAAATGCGGCAAAGACATGGTTATAAGATGGAGTAAGGGAGTGCCATTTTTAGCATGTTCTGGATATCCTGAATGTAAAAATACCAGATCTTTAAATAATAATGAAAATGGATCTACAAAGAAAACCTTAGATAAAAAGTGTCCTCAATGCGGAGCTCAACTTGTAGTTAGAAATGGTAAAAGAGGAGAATTTATCGCATGTTCAAACTATCCTAAATGTAAATTCACCCAATCAATAACTGCACAAGTAAAATGTCCCCAATGTGGAGGTGATATTTTAAAAAAACAAACTAAAAAAGGTAGAACTTTCTGGGCATGTGCAAATTATCCAAAATGTAAATTTACACTTTCAAATGAACCAGTTCCTGCAGAATGTCCTAAATGTAAGTCTTCATATATGTTAAAAAAGAAAGATAGAAATGGAACTGAATTTTTAATTTGCCATAATAAAGCATGTAAAGGTAAAATAGAAATAAAAGAACATTCAACTGGGACCGACCCTGCGCAACAGAAGGATGCAAACCCCGCCAGGTCCGGAAGGAAGCAACGGTAAGCATTTAATTCTGTG
The Thermodesulfovibrio yellowstonii DSM 11347 DNA segment above includes these coding regions:
- a CDS encoding argininosuccinate synthase, whose amino-acid sequence is MKIILAYSGGLDTSVAIKWLKEKYGADVIAFCADIGQEENFQEIAEKAIKTGASNVYIEDLKEEFIRNFVFPMLRANAVYETGYLMGTSIARPLIAKTQIDIAIKEKAEAVAHGATGKGNDQVRFELTYYALKPDIKVIAPWREWEFDSRSSLIEYAQKHNIPVQATKEKPYSIDRNLFHISYEGGILEDPWNEPPQDMYTMVIPPEKAPDKPVYIEITYESGNPVVLNGEKLSSVELFNKLNKIAGENGIGRVDIVENRYVGIKSRGVYETPAGTVLHIAHKAIESITMDRELMHLRDSLIPRYSELIYYGYWFSPEREALQKLIDETQKNVTGTVRLKLYKGNCIVVGRKSPYSLYSIEHATFEKDRVYNQKDAEGFIKINALRLRMLKKSND
- the tsaD gene encoding tRNA (adenosine(37)-N6)-threonylcarbamoyltransferase complex transferase subunit TsaD; protein product: MLILGIDTSCDDTSVAVLENRNILSNIVSSQIKFHSKYGGIVPEIASRKHIEWIWDVTEKALSEAKTDLKDIDLIAVCYGPGLIGSLLVGLCFAKSLSYASGKPLVGVNHIEGHIQAIFLEKSYPEYPFLCLIVSGGHTSLYRVNDFGAYKELGRTRDDAAGEAYDKVAKMLGLGYPGGPVIDALAKEGCNEKFNLPRPYLHGSLDFSFSGLKTAIKVLLKNLGYKEGNVPDEIKKDIAASFQTSVVDVLIEKIKWAISSEKLNRVVITGGVAANSELRRRAEMLKDKGINVYLPSKSLCTDNAAMIAITGYNKFLKGEISDLFLNARAYLPL
- a CDS encoding serine/threonine protein kinase; translated protein: MKLLDFLRVLARELIDNDYNDETLKDFSLLDIDLHQIKEELNFIEGSELLDREEIDMIRALLVYLLMRETELHDDDIYSFIFSKGKQIVWN
- the ccsB gene encoding c-type cytochrome biogenesis protein CcsB; the encoded protein is MSYQTISIAGLLYILAMPIYIVYVLTKNNKVGYIATATLSFGALIHIYGFIQRFKEMYAINHSIMRSIPITNLYESLIFFVLCLIVGYLFIEWKYKKKSFGVFISIVAGITIGLTDLLGISKEVQPLVPALKSNWLLAHVTLSFISYAAFGISFITGLLHVIMESQDKKSFKYIFSTTLLGFMLFMFISVIIDIITASNPKTVKIFHSTIGNPSVFISIISWMILIFLIFITWKFGHILNKILNSFKIDSNFLEDITYKGIAFGFPIFTIGGLVFGAIWADQAWGRYWGWDPKETWSLITWFVYAFYFHAKFIRGWRGTKTSMIAVVGFIVTIFTYLGVNLFLSGLHSYGSM
- the dprA gene encoding DNA-processing protein DprA codes for the protein MISEEIRYCLALNEIKDIGPVLLKRLFSRFGLAKQIFNATIDELAYVEGIGIEKAKRIKNFDKWNVIEKLIKLCENRDIAIYSFSDEKYPKLLREIYDPPVVLFCRGELISENDAALSIVGSRRLSEYGRRITERLAYDLACLGITIVSGLARGIDSVAHNSTLSAGGRTIAILGSGVSCIYPPENKMLAEKIIKNGAIISEFYPDEGPRKENFPRRNRIISGLSFGTLVTEATINSGALITASFALEQGREVFAVPGNITSKNSEGTNYLIQKGAKLVTKVEDILEEIEQFIPLLKKITTELSNETTKTDRLDNDEKIVFNILNEPLYLDEIILKTGMNTAKVLEILLSLEIDGLINKIEGKYVRRI